Proteins from one Nitrobacteraceae bacterium AZCC 2146 genomic window:
- a CDS encoding hypothetical protein (product_source=Hypo-rule applied; pfam=PF00939; transmembrane_helix_parts=Inside_1_12,TMhelix_13_32,Outside_33_41,TMhelix_42_59,Inside_60_65,TMhelix_66_88,Outside_89_97,TMhelix_98_115,Inside_116_239): MSSTGHAANGNTMAVRHVLIILFGLAMMAAIILAPTPAGLSLAGQRVIAVMAFIVLMWITEAIPYSASAVSLIFLLIVALGFSPPTGLTGDVLGTAKAVPLALSGFSNGGWLFVATKDMLDLAKHIVEQKSGEFDPGKFEDRYEAALVELVNSKRNGTLGKAKATARPGTNVVDLMTALQQSLKGGAAKASAAKGRKAKAATGQREMLLPISGKRAAVKEETKAPAKTGRASSKTRKAG; encoded by the coding sequence ATGTCATCGACGGGCCATGCCGCAAACGGGAATACCATGGCTGTCAGGCACGTCCTGATCATCCTGTTCGGCCTCGCTATGATGGCCGCGATTATCCTTGCCCCGACGCCAGCGGGCCTCTCCCTCGCAGGCCAGCGTGTCATTGCGGTGATGGCCTTCATCGTTTTGATGTGGATCACCGAGGCGATCCCCTACAGCGCCAGCGCTGTGTCGCTAATTTTCCTGCTGATCGTGGCCCTCGGATTCTCGCCGCCGACGGGCTTGACTGGCGACGTCCTGGGCACAGCGAAGGCAGTGCCTCTGGCGCTCAGCGGTTTTTCCAACGGCGGCTGGCTGTTCGTCGCCACCAAGGACATGCTCGACCTCGCAAAGCATATCGTCGAGCAGAAGTCGGGCGAGTTCGATCCCGGCAAATTCGAAGACCGATACGAGGCTGCCCTGGTCGAGCTCGTCAACAGCAAGCGCAACGGCACGTTGGGCAAGGCAAAGGCGACCGCGCGGCCGGGCACGAACGTGGTCGACCTCATGACGGCGCTTCAGCAGAGCCTGAAAGGCGGCGCCGCAAAGGCGTCGGCAGCGAAAGGCAGGAAGGCGAAGGCGGCCACCGGCCAACGCGAGATGCTGTTGCCGATCAGCGGTAAACGCGCTGCAGTGAAGGAAGAAACCAAGGCCCCGGCGAAGACAGGCCGGGCATCAAGCAAAACACGAAAGGCCGGATGA
- a CDS encoding NADPH-dependent 2,4-dienoyl-CoA reductase/sulfur reductase-like enzyme/nitrite reductase/ring-hydroxylating ferredoxin subunit (product_source=COG0446/COG2146; cath_funfam=2.102.10.10,3.30.390.30,3.50.50.60; cog=COG0446,COG2146; pfam=PF00355,PF07992,PF14759; superfamily=50022,51905,55424): MAEEQASPAGPDFTQGILLSDFTGQTLSGRIGDREVLLVRSGAEIFAIDPHCSHYHGPLAEGLVVGDSIRCPWHHACFDLRTGEAAHAPALNPLAVWQVEHEGDRIVVRQRREQPKPRGRGPVDAPGKIVIVGGGAAGFAAAEMLQRQEFRGSIVMLSNDAAPPVDRPNLSKDYLAGSAPEDWLPLRPDNFYVDAGIDMRLNTEVVSIDTKARNVILAGGGTVAYDRLLLASGAEPVRLPIPGADQQHVHTLRSLADCRAIIGAVNGAGRAIVIGASFIGLEVAAALRARGIEVHVVAPEQRPMERILGPAMGDFVRALHEEHGVIFHLEDTVVAIDGKCVTLKSGGALEGGIVIMGVGVRPRLGLADQAGIKLDRGVAVNAFLETSVHGIYAAGDIARWPDPHSQENIRVEHWVVAERQGQTAARNMLGQSEIFEAVPFFWSQHYDVPINYVGHAEKWDEIAINGDIAARDCLLKYKSNGRVLAVASIYRDLASLQAELAMEQETAR; encoded by the coding sequence ATGGCTGAGGAGCAGGCCTCGCCCGCTGGGCCAGATTTCACGCAGGGCATCTTGTTAAGTGACTTCACCGGTCAAACCCTGTCCGGCCGCATCGGTGACCGGGAAGTGTTGCTGGTGCGCTCTGGGGCTGAGATTTTCGCTATCGACCCGCACTGCAGCCATTATCACGGGCCGCTCGCGGAGGGGCTCGTGGTTGGCGATAGTATCCGCTGCCCCTGGCATCACGCGTGCTTCGATTTGCGCACCGGGGAAGCTGCGCATGCGCCGGCGCTGAACCCCCTTGCGGTCTGGCAGGTCGAACACGAGGGTGACCGGATTGTCGTCCGACAGAGGCGCGAACAGCCGAAGCCGCGGGGCCGGGGGCCCGTCGATGCACCGGGCAAGATCGTAATCGTCGGTGGCGGCGCGGCGGGATTTGCCGCGGCTGAGATGCTCCAGCGGCAGGAGTTCCGCGGCAGCATCGTCATGCTCAGCAACGATGCCGCACCGCCGGTCGACCGCCCAAATCTGTCCAAGGACTATCTTGCCGGCAGCGCGCCGGAGGATTGGTTACCGCTGCGCCCGGACAATTTCTATGTCGATGCCGGCATCGATATGCGCCTTAACACCGAGGTTGTCTCGATCGATACGAAAGCGCGCAATGTCATACTTGCAGGTGGCGGCACCGTTGCCTACGACCGCCTGCTGTTGGCGTCGGGTGCTGAGCCGGTGCGGCTGCCGATCCCAGGCGCCGACCAGCAGCACGTCCACACGCTTCGCTCGCTTGCGGATTGCAGAGCAATCATTGGTGCGGTGAACGGGGCGGGCCGCGCAATCGTGATCGGTGCCAGCTTTATCGGACTCGAGGTCGCGGCGGCATTGCGCGCGCGCGGTATCGAGGTCCATGTCGTGGCGCCGGAACAACGGCCGATGGAGCGCATACTCGGGCCGGCAATGGGCGATTTCGTGCGCGCGTTGCATGAGGAGCACGGCGTCATCTTCCATCTCGAGGATACCGTGGTCGCGATCGACGGCAAGTGCGTGACGCTTAAGAGCGGTGGCGCGTTGGAGGGTGGCATCGTGATCATGGGTGTCGGAGTGCGGCCGCGCCTGGGGCTGGCCGACCAGGCCGGCATCAAGCTCGACCGCGGTGTTGCCGTGAATGCATTCCTCGAAACCAGCGTCCATGGGATCTATGCTGCGGGCGATATCGCGCGCTGGCCCGATCCGCATTCCCAGGAGAACATCCGGGTCGAGCATTGGGTGGTTGCGGAACGCCAGGGTCAGACCGCGGCGCGCAACATGTTGGGACAGAGCGAAATCTTCGAGGCGGTACCGTTTTTCTGGAGCCAACACTATGACGTGCCGATCAATTATGTCGGTCATGCCGAGAAGTGGGACGAGATTGCCATCAACGGCGATATCGCGGCCAGGGATTGCCTGCTGAAATACAAGAGCAACGGTCGCGTGCTCGCGGTCGCTTCGATCTATCGGGATCTCGCGAGCCTTCAGGCTGAACTCGCGATGGAGCAGGAGACGGCGCGCTGA
- a CDS encoding putative ATPase/class 3 adenylate cyclase (product_source=COG3899/COG2114; cath_funfam=1.10.150.50,3.30.70.1230,3.40.50.300; cog=COG2114,COG3899; pfam=PF00211,PF00536,PF13191; smart=SM00382,SM00454; superfamily=47769,48452,52540,55073), with translation MDIGQWLRDLGLQSYEQAFRDNEVDLDVLRRLTAEDLKEIGVSAVGHRRKILHAVGELSATPPQAADPKVPHRAERRHLTVMFCDLVGSTALSARLDPEDLQELLQAYLARVDDVAGNHGGFVAKYLGDGALIYFGYPQAHEDDAERAVRAGLALVEGVSELTAAGERLDARVGIATGLVVVGNLVGAGEARERGIAGETPNLAARLQGLAGIGTVVIADTTRRLLGDLFELSALAPCSLKGFAQPVLAWRVIGEGKAESRFEALHGTRLTPLVGRDEELDLVLSRWRQIKEGGGHVALISGEPGIGKSRLVLALRERLQGESKVSLSYACSPHHTNSALFPFVTQLERAAGFAPHDACEARLDKLESLLQVTAAEPNNAVALFADLLGIPIGSRHALAAMSPLQKKGLLFQAFLAQLEGLAVREPVLVVLEDVHWLDPTSRELFDQMVERLQRLPVLLVVTFRPELSPPWIGFPHVTLLTLNRLAQAQARSLVERVTGGKALPPEVLEQILARTEGVPLFTEELTKAVLESGLLGDAGDRYVLDGALPPLAIPATLHDSLMARLDRLIPVKEVAQIGACIGREFDHELLAAVVTLPEFDLVAALDRLVAAELVFRRGIAPATTYVFKHALVRDAAYQSLPRKRRQELHANIAIALERGFPHTLEARPELVARHFDEAGLFEKAVGYWLRAGRLAAARSANLEAIAHLRSGLVSLAALPSGEPRSRLELSMQLALGGPLLATKGFASSEAEAVYQRAQELSLELKNDVDLFTAIRGLGYVYHVRANLRGATQLKAVELARRIGDPAMLVEAYHFAGALTFHFGSFQVARDWHQQSLEVGDYRGRFHSEVYGINMGVFSRVYIAHCDWHLGYPDRALQTAEEGLALAREVAHPFSIALALDYLAMLHQFRREPGAALRIAEEARSLCLKYRFDYYGAWSALVRAWAIAEQGALEEGLAAYDAGLDEFRETGAELRMPHYLCLLAAVQRKAGRRAAGLRSVAEASQIAQRNQESWCNAELERERGELLLLDPSDAVPEEADAALKRAIDIAADQGAKVFELRASAALARRWAQCSQRKKAFDVLAPICNWFTQGFDTPDLHRARTLLDELRPLQH, from the coding sequence TTGGACATCGGCCAATGGCTGCGCGACCTCGGCCTGCAGTCCTACGAGCAGGCGTTTCGCGACAACGAGGTCGACCTCGACGTCCTCCGCCGCCTGACGGCGGAGGACCTGAAGGAGATCGGGGTTTCGGCGGTCGGCCACCGGCGGAAGATTCTTCACGCGGTTGGCGAGCTCTCGGCAACACCGCCGCAGGCCGCAGATCCAAAGGTTCCGCATCGGGCCGAGCGGCGACACCTCACCGTAATGTTTTGTGACCTTGTTGGGTCCACCGCGCTATCCGCCCGCCTCGACCCGGAGGATCTGCAGGAATTGTTGCAAGCATATCTCGCGCGCGTCGACGATGTGGCTGGCAATCATGGTGGATTTGTCGCCAAATACTTGGGCGATGGCGCCCTCATCTACTTTGGATACCCCCAGGCCCATGAGGACGACGCTGAGCGGGCGGTCCGCGCGGGACTCGCGCTGGTCGAGGGCGTTTCAGAACTGACGGCGGCGGGCGAGCGTCTGGATGCGCGCGTTGGGATCGCCACGGGGCTGGTGGTGGTCGGCAACCTTGTTGGCGCGGGCGAAGCGCGGGAGCGCGGGATAGCGGGTGAGACGCCCAACCTCGCGGCCCGGCTGCAGGGGCTTGCCGGGATCGGCACGGTGGTCATCGCCGATACCACGCGGCGGCTTCTCGGCGATCTGTTCGAGCTTTCCGCGCTCGCGCCGTGCTCGCTCAAGGGTTTCGCCCAACCGGTTCTGGCCTGGCGGGTGATTGGCGAGGGGAAGGCCGAAAGCCGATTTGAAGCGCTGCACGGCACACGGCTTACCCCACTCGTCGGTCGCGACGAGGAACTCGACCTCGTGCTGTCGCGCTGGCGGCAAATAAAGGAGGGGGGTGGGCACGTTGCCCTCATTTCAGGCGAACCCGGGATTGGCAAGTCGCGGTTGGTGCTTGCGCTGCGCGAACGGCTTCAGGGAGAGTCGAAGGTGTCGCTCAGCTACGCGTGCTCGCCGCATCACACCAACAGCGCGCTCTTCCCCTTCGTCACGCAGCTCGAGCGGGCGGCGGGATTTGCGCCGCACGATGCCTGCGAGGCCCGCCTCGACAAGCTTGAATCTCTGCTGCAGGTAACAGCGGCAGAGCCCAACAACGCAGTGGCACTCTTTGCCGACCTGCTCGGCATTCCGATCGGCTCACGGCACGCGCTTGCGGCGATGTCGCCACTGCAGAAAAAGGGGCTTCTCTTCCAGGCATTTCTAGCACAGCTTGAGGGGCTGGCGGTGCGCGAGCCGGTGCTGGTGGTGCTTGAGGACGTCCACTGGCTCGATCCGACTTCGCGGGAGCTCTTCGATCAAATGGTCGAGCGCCTTCAGCGTTTGCCGGTGCTCCTAGTCGTGACGTTCCGGCCGGAGCTGTCGCCGCCTTGGATCGGCTTTCCCCATGTTACGCTACTCACGTTGAACCGGCTGGCGCAGGCGCAGGCCCGGTCGCTGGTCGAGCGGGTCACCGGTGGTAAGGCGCTGCCCCCGGAAGTGCTCGAGCAAATCTTGGCGCGAACGGAGGGCGTGCCGCTCTTCACCGAGGAACTGACCAAAGCTGTGCTTGAATCCGGATTGCTCGGGGACGCCGGCGATCGCTACGTTCTCGATGGGGCACTCCCACCGTTGGCGATACCCGCGACCCTGCACGATTCGCTGATGGCCCGTCTCGATCGGCTCATCCCGGTGAAGGAGGTAGCACAGATAGGCGCCTGCATTGGCCGCGAGTTTGACCACGAGCTTCTTGCGGCCGTCGTTACGCTGCCGGAGTTCGATCTCGTAGCCGCGCTGGATCGTCTGGTCGCGGCCGAACTCGTCTTCCGCCGCGGCATTGCGCCGGCGACTACCTACGTCTTCAAGCACGCGCTGGTGCGCGACGCCGCCTATCAGAGCCTGCCCCGGAAGCGTCGCCAGGAATTGCATGCGAACATCGCCATCGCGCTTGAAAGAGGTTTTCCTCACACCCTCGAAGCCCGGCCGGAGCTGGTCGCCCGCCACTTCGACGAGGCGGGGCTCTTCGAGAAGGCGGTCGGATACTGGCTGCGAGCGGGCCGGCTGGCGGCCGCCCGCTCAGCTAACCTGGAAGCAATCGCGCATCTGCGGTCGGGGCTCGTGAGCCTCGCGGCGCTTCCTTCCGGCGAGCCTCGCTCGCGATTGGAGCTCTCCATGCAACTGGCGCTCGGCGGCCCGCTCCTAGCCACGAAGGGGTTTGCCTCAAGCGAGGCGGAGGCTGTCTATCAACGCGCCCAGGAGCTGAGCTTGGAGCTTAAGAACGACGTGGATCTCTTTACCGCGATAAGAGGACTCGGATACGTCTATCATGTGCGCGCCAATCTTCGCGGGGCGACGCAGCTGAAAGCGGTCGAACTGGCACGCCGGATCGGCGACCCCGCGATGCTGGTCGAAGCATACCATTTCGCCGGGGCACTGACATTCCACTTCGGCTCATTCCAGGTCGCCCGCGATTGGCATCAACAAAGCCTGGAGGTCGGCGACTATCGCGGCCGTTTCCATTCAGAGGTGTACGGCATCAATATGGGCGTCTTTTCCCGCGTATACATCGCCCACTGCGACTGGCATCTCGGCTATCCTGACCGCGCCCTGCAAACAGCCGAGGAAGGGCTTGCGCTCGCCCGGGAAGTCGCGCACCCCTTCAGCATAGCGCTTGCGCTCGATTACCTCGCCATGCTCCACCAGTTCCGACGCGAGCCGGGGGCGGCGCTCAGAATCGCCGAGGAAGCCCGCAGCCTCTGCCTGAAATATCGGTTCGATTATTACGGGGCGTGGAGCGCGCTTGTGCGGGCCTGGGCTATCGCAGAGCAAGGCGCTCTTGAAGAAGGTCTCGCGGCTTATGATGCGGGCCTAGACGAATTCAGAGAAACCGGCGCCGAATTGCGAATGCCGCACTATCTTTGCCTGCTTGCCGCCGTTCAACGCAAGGCCGGACGACGGGCCGCCGGGCTCAGGTCCGTAGCCGAAGCGTCTCAAATCGCGCAGAGAAATCAGGAGAGCTGGTGCAATGCCGAACTCGAACGCGAGCGCGGCGAACTGTTGCTACTCGACCCTTCCGACGCCGTCCCCGAGGAAGCAGATGCGGCCCTCAAGCGAGCGATCGACATCGCCGCCGATCAAGGCGCGAAGGTCTTTGAACTGCGGGCCAGCGCCGCGCTCGCCCGGCGTTGGGCCCAATGTAGCCAACGCAAGAAGGCTTTTGATGTGCTCGCGCCAATTTGTAACTGGTTCACTCAGGGCTTTGACACGCCCGACCTCCACCGGGCCAGGACGCTGCTCGACGAGCTGCGACCGTTGCAGCACTGA
- a CDS encoding FAD/FMN-containing dehydrogenase (product_source=COG0277; cath_funfam=3.30.465.10; cog=COG0277; pfam=PF01565,PF08031; superfamily=56176), which translates to MTELQFRGLKGETITLPVDILMALKPQLRGSLCLQDEAGYDEARTIWNAMIDRRPGAVVRCGGASDVMRAVRLARDNGLLVAVRGGGHNISGNAVCEGGLLIDLSPMRSVRVDPKKRTARVEPGVTLGEFDKEAQAFGLATPLGINSTTGVAGLTLGGGFGWLSRKFGFTVDNLISADVVTADGALVQASAAENPDLFWAIRGGGGNFGVVTSFEFKLHPVGPDLTSGLIVHPFARARELLAGYREVAAAAPDELTVWVVLRKAPPLPFLPAEVHGKEILVFAVCYVGEPANAEKALAPLRALGEPIADVIGVQPYAAWQTVFDPLLTPGAFNYWKSHNFTALSDGLLDTLVDYVGTLPTEECEIFIGQVGGASSRISADATAYPHRDTNFVMNVHTRWRKRGDDQSAIKWAREFFAATAPHATGGVYVNFMPDDETERVPGAYGSNYARLTALKAKYDPGNLFRLNQNVQPKT; encoded by the coding sequence TCAATTCCGTGGACTCAAGGGCGAAACGATCACCCTTCCTGTAGACATCTTGATGGCACTGAAGCCCCAGCTCCGCGGCAGCTTATGTCTGCAGGACGAAGCCGGTTACGACGAGGCGCGGACGATCTGGAACGCCATGATCGACCGCAGGCCCGGCGCTGTCGTGCGCTGCGGCGGCGCAAGCGACGTGATGCGGGCGGTGCGCCTTGCCCGCGACAACGGTCTGCTTGTGGCGGTGCGCGGCGGTGGCCACAACATTTCCGGCAACGCTGTTTGCGAGGGCGGGCTCCTTATCGACCTATCGCCGATGCGCTCCGTCCGCGTCGACCCGAAGAAGCGCACCGCGCGGGTAGAGCCCGGCGTCACTCTCGGCGAGTTCGACAAAGAAGCGCAAGCTTTCGGTCTTGCCACGCCGCTCGGCATCAACTCAACGACGGGAGTCGCAGGGCTCACACTTGGTGGCGGCTTCGGGTGGCTCAGCCGAAAATTCGGGTTCACGGTGGACAATCTAATCTCCGCCGATGTGGTGACCGCGGACGGCGCGCTAGTTCAGGCAAGCGCGGCGGAGAACCCCGACCTTTTCTGGGCCATACGTGGCGGTGGCGGCAATTTCGGCGTTGTGACGTCGTTCGAGTTCAAACTGCATCCGGTCGGGCCCGACCTGACATCGGGACTGATCGTCCACCCGTTTGCGCGCGCCCGCGAACTCCTTGCCGGCTATCGCGAGGTGGCGGCGGCCGCTCCCGACGAGCTTACCGTCTGGGTGGTGCTGCGCAAAGCACCGCCTTTGCCGTTCCTGCCGGCCGAGGTGCACGGCAAGGAGATCCTGGTCTTCGCCGTCTGCTATGTCGGTGAGCCGGCGAATGCGGAGAAGGCGCTGGCGCCGCTTCGTGCACTCGGCGAGCCGATCGCCGACGTGATCGGCGTACAGCCCTACGCGGCGTGGCAGACGGTGTTCGATCCGCTGCTTACGCCGGGGGCGTTCAACTACTGGAAGTCGCACAATTTTACGGCGCTCAGCGATGGACTGCTCGACACCTTGGTCGATTACGTCGGGACATTGCCAACGGAGGAATGCGAGATCTTCATCGGCCAGGTAGGTGGGGCCAGCAGCCGCATTAGCGCTGACGCGACCGCCTATCCGCACCGCGACACCAATTTTGTGATGAACGTGCACACAAGGTGGCGCAAGCGCGGCGACGACCAGAGCGCAATTAAATGGGCTCGTGAATTCTTTGCGGCGACGGCGCCGCACGCGACTGGCGGTGTCTATGTCAATTTCATGCCGGACGATGAGACGGAGCGCGTGCCGGGGGCTTATGGCAGCAACTACGCGCGGCTGACGGCGCTGAAGGCCAAATATGACCCGGGCAACCTGTTCCGGCTAAACCAGAACGTGCAACCGAAAACGTAG